One Coffea arabica cultivar ET-39 chromosome 5c, Coffea Arabica ET-39 HiFi, whole genome shotgun sequence DNA window includes the following coding sequences:
- the LOC113690393 gene encoding uncharacterized protein: MESPPPPLPPPCYISQGSKKRVFPGGSSTCMEADVVEIPPPGNSSSKLKSLKLKEKEVIFPEVIDVDMDDDYEDIMLLDREVDTKRKGKDVFSKLPSGSSSGINDGSGNGVQSPEKNYVSGSHYLINGEDFDADFFYGENEYVDMSQDDPLYDDQYAIIQAHLDSWDIPPGVEVSVPWFTGHEENKLKPAVASTSNHSSSPIDVDGVVFPPNSNSSSSIWPMEFEQSSDKSIIGENLISGDKVKGSGQPKKWEPSSSWLLKDPAHVSKRSTAARSSFSLPSKFPKDYLTSSSSMDMHDSRHHLAESWRHHLAESWRSKTKRNRQLGYNMLEGGSHNQFSHHISSFTKHPVSGPLTGLASRSRTKRNDVQPGAVSHKHLGSGASTNPASHIQKLLNDVQPEAGSHKYAWKSMPNNTVGHSFVNASYPSGFVDQSGPQPVFPDDMAFGPWDMDPIVGQKSATASGNSSGLLSGKAKYGDPGEFLKNFDLFKKFDTVQDFTDHYYSKNGFSVRQPSKNWAKKIQEEWRILENDLPDTIFVRVYESRMDILRAVIIGAEGTPYHDGLFFFDVFFPSNYPNVPPHVHYHSGGLRINPNLYNCGKVCLSLLNTWSGSHKEKWIPGVSTILQVLVSIQGLILNAKPYFNEPGYASMSGTPGGESNSLQYNESTFILSLKTMAYNIRRPPKYFEDLIAGHFYKHARDILVACKAYMDGAQVGCLVKGGVQDVDEGDKSCSQHFKNSLAGYIKTLVDAFAEIGVKDCDEFLALAQKTNRMVPSQPVAQNFYYY; encoded by the exons ATGGAATCTCCACCACCGCCGTTGCCGCCCCCCTGTTATATCTCCCAGGGTTCCAA GAAAAGGGTTTTTCCGGGGGGTAGTTCGACGTGTATGGAGGCAGATGTGGTGGAAATCCCACCTCCAGGAAATAGCAGCTCGAAACTGAAGTCCCTTAAGCTCAAGGAAAAAGAG GTAATTTTTCCTGAAGTAATAGATGTTGACATGGATGACGACTATGAGGATATTATGCTTTTGGATAGAGAAGTGGACACAAAGAGGAAGGGCAAG GATGTTTTCAGCAAGCTTCCCTCAGGATCTAGTTCTGGAATTAATGATGGGTCTGGGAATGGTGTGCAATCTCCAGAGAAAAATTATGTTTCAGGATCACATTATTTAATTAACGGAGAAGATTTTGATGCTGACtttttttatggagaaaatgaGTATGTGGATATGTCTCAGGATGATCCCCTATATGATGATCAGTATGCTATCATACAAGCTCATTTGGATAGTTGGGATATACCTCCTGGGGTTGAGGTTAGTGTACCTTGGTTTACAGGCcatgaagaaaataaattaaagcCGGCTGTTGCAAGTACTTCAAATCATTCTAGCTCGCCAATTGACGTGGATGGTGTGGTTTTCCCCCCAAATTCCAATTCATCCTCCTCAATATGGCCCATGGAATTTGAACAATCAAGTGACAAATCAATTATAGGAGAGAATTTAATTTCAGGAGACAAAGTGAAAGGAAGTGGTCAACCTAAGAAATGGGAGCCATCTTCATCATGGTTGCTTAAAGATCCTGCTCATGTCTCGAAGAGGTCAACTGCAGCCAGGAGTTCATTTAGTTTGCCATCAAAATTCCCAAAGGATTATTTGACCTCCTCATCAAGCATGGATATGCATGATTCTCGTCATCATTTGGCTGAATCTTGGCGTCATCATTTGGCTGAATCTTGGCGTAGTAAAACTAAGAGGAATCGTCAACTAGGTTACAATATGCTGGAGGGTGGTTCACACAACCAGTTCAGTCATCATATTTCTAGCTTTACAAAGCATCCGGTTAGTGGTCCCTTGACTGGTCTAGCTTCACGTAGTCGAACAAAACGAAATGATGTTCAACCTGGAGCAGTGAGCCATAAGCATCTGGGCAGTGGTGCCTCAACTAATCCAGCTTCTCATATTCAAAAATTGCTAAATGATGTTCAACCTGAGGCAGGAAGCCATAAATATGCGTGGAAGAGCATGCCGAACAATACTGTAGGACATTCTTTCGTGAATGCTTCATATCCATCAGGATTTGTTGATCAGTCTGGGCCGCAACCTGTCTTCCCTGATGACATGGCCTTTGGCCCCTGGGACATGGATCCTATTGTTGGCCAAAAGAGTGCAACTGCTTCTGGAAACTCATCTGGGTTGTTATCTGGCAAGGCAAAATATGGGGAtcctggtgaatttttgaagaaCTTTGATCTTTTTAAGAAATTTGATACTGTTCAAGATTTTACAGATCACTATTATTCTAAAAATGGTTTTTCAGTGAGGCAG CCGTCAAAGAATTGGGCAAAGAAGATACAGGAGGAATGGAGGATTCTTGAAAATGATCTACCTG ATACAATATTTGTCAGAGTCTATGAATCGAGGATGGACATTTTGAGGGCCGTAATAATTGGAGCTGAAGGGACTCCATACCATGATGGCCTATTTTTCTTTGATGTGTTCTTCCCAAGCAATTATCCTAATGTGCCACCA CATGTTCACTACCATTCTGGCGGCCTTCGTATTAATCCGAATTTGTACAATTGTGGGAAAGTATGCCTCAGCCTTCTTAACACTTGGAGTGGTAGTCATAAGGAAAAGTGGATTCCTGGTGTATCAACCATACTTCAAGTTTTGGTCTCTATTCAAGGGCTGATTCTGAATGCCAAGCCATATTTCAATGAACCTGGATATGCAAGCATGAGCGGTACACCTGGGGGTGAAAGTAACTCACTGCAATACAATGAGAGCACTTTCATCTTGTCTCTGAAAACAATGGCATACAACATCAGGAGGCCACCAAAG TATTTTGAAGATCTTATTGCAGGGCATTTTTACAAGCACGCACGTGATATTCTTGTGGCTTGTAAGGCATATATGGATGGAGCTCAGGTGGGATGTCTTGTCAAGGGGGGTGTTCAAGATGTTGATGAAGGTGACAAGAGCTGCTCCCAGCATTTTAAGAACTCTTTGGCAGGATATATCAAAACGCTTGTGGATGCGTTCGCAGAGATTGGTGTCAAAGATTGTGACGAATTTCTTGCTTTAGCACAAAAGACAAACAGGATGGTGCCTTCTCAGCCAGTGGCTCAAAATTTTTACTACTACTGA
- the LOC113690845 gene encoding uncharacterized protein, which yields MKPSHSPSFCQLTWFCALLLFFLFSFFRTTMASASEISYRDHCASIVPESTPTGRFSAQSPILHLATSYFKGGEQILGKKSTDQLFNSSDVSLSLYITENIYVTKTSGVYKVQARLRFRLPYQYRNYSGYGQWYHPRDVYRRRSLRFLLNGFFSEQSRKLCMVGKASWQSAEGKPRNLEAVFQFNHAKNNSTLLTSLARGTLKSLSSSNSPNYFEPIEIVSLPVLSDYNYTLASKGLGRGCQGGNDIPPDRSLSLLPRSICSRFLWRTYDFEVEYAAGCKSTSDCGPFKKNHAHLSLFAFQCSEDEEKLRYILAFDNEYHWHYQSFDPMTTLIGEGSWNSEKNQLCIVACRMLNSDKSLEDVRVGDCSVRLSIQFPLVWNITDTSSIVGLVWTNKTATDPGHFKVTSSNNNGESLPGLKYEYTQVGKARELCPRKEVVKKNGDNFPKGNSYDMRFDMSVKHSKEEIAWGNGLPIFVNSERYGENFVITEDSGIGEVEESTNIYSSQMNISYKITFSYINLKEQIASLNSSLNQWGQLVISAEGVYDADTGHLCMVGCREIHPLQSSEKSFDCEMIIDVEFPPLSSMVGSSINGVIQSRRAKTDSLYFEQLNISSSSYYTVQVQESIWRMDLEIIMVLISNTLACLFVASQLFYVKKHPEVLPFISVVMLSIITLGHMIPLVLNLEALFIKNQDQQNVILRGDGWLELNEVSVRLVSLVVFLLLLRLLQLAWTARTEGGDGNHLCAAEKKTAFVSLLLYAVGGLIAFLVELGKNGNGNGMQRSLYPAYNTTNPDQPPLMSEQSYTLRYLKSYAGLVLDGFLLPQILFNIFQNSREKALSYLFYIGTTLVRLVPHAYDLYRVHNYMRQDFYGSYIYANHSADFYSIAWDVIIPCGCIAFAVIIWLQQRFGGSCVLPQKIRELGLYEKVPVVSSE from the coding sequence ATGAAACCTTCTCATTCCCCTAGTTTCTGTCAACTAACATGGTTCTGTGCTTTGTTGCTGTTCTTCCTCTTCAGCTTCTTCCGTACAACCATGGCTTCTGCTTCAGAAATTTCTTACAGAGATCATTGTGCTTCCATTGTCCCTGAATCCACTCCAACTGGTCGTTTTAGTGCCCAGTCTCCAATTCTCCATTTAGCCACAAGTTACTTCAAGGGTGGGGAGCAAATTCTTGGAAAGAAGTCAACGGATCAGTTGTTTAATAGTTCAGATGTTTCTCTTTCACTTTATATCACTGAAAATATCTATGTAACCAAGACCAGCGGAGTCTACAAGGTTCAGGCTCGCTTGAGGTTCCGATTGCCCTATCAGTACCGTAATTATTCAGGTTATGGTCAGTGGTACCACCCCAGGGATGTCTACCGCAGAAGATCATTGAGATTCCTGTTAAATGGATTCTTTTCAGAGCAATCTAGGAAGCTTTGCATGGTAGGAAAGGCCTCTTGGCAATCTGCAGAAGGTAAGCCTCGCAATCTTGAAGCTGTTTTTCAATTTAATCATGCAAAGAACAACTCAACCCTCTTAACTAGTTTAGCTAGGGGGACCTTGAAGAGCTtgagttcatccaatagccccAATTATTTCGAGCCCATTGAAATAGTTTCGCTCCCTGTGCTTTCTGATTACAATTATACACTGGCCTCAAAGGGGCTTGGCCGAGGGTGCCAGGGAGGAAATGATATTCCACCCGACCGGTCCCTTAGCTTGCTGCCAAGAAGCATTTGCTCGAGGTTCCTTTGGAGAACTTATGATTTTGAAGTGGAGTATGCAGCAGGGTGTAAAAGCACGAGTGATTGTGGTCCTTTTAAGAAGAATCATGCACACTTGTCCTTGTTCGCGTTTCAGTGTTCAGAGGATGAAGAAAAGCTACGATATATATTGGCTTTTGACAACGAATACCATTGGCATTACCAATCTTTTGACCCCATGACAACATTGATTGGGGAAGGATCCTGGAATAGTGAGAAAAATCAATTGTGCATTGTTGCCTGCAGAATGCTCAACTCAGACAAGTCTTTAGAAGATGTTCGTGTGGGTGACTGCTCAGTGAGGTTGAGCATACAATTTCCGCTTGTCTGGAATATCACAGATACTAGCAGCATAGTTGGACTAGTTTGGACCAACAAGACGGCTACTGATCCAGGGCATTTCAAGGTTACCAGCTCCAACAACAATGGGGAGAGTTTGCCAGGCCTGAAATATGAATATACTCAAGTTGGCAAGGCAAGAGAATTATGTCCCAGAAAAGAAGTTGTTAAGAAAAATGGGGACAACTTCCCCAAAGGCAATTCTTATGATATGAGGTTTGACATGTCTGTTAAACACTCTAAAGAGGAGATTGCTTGGGGTAATGGACTCCCTATCTTTGTCAACAGTGAACGTTATGGAGAAAATTTCGTAATAACTGAGGATTCGGGCATTGGAGAAGTAGAGGAGAGCACCAATATTTATAGTAGCCAGATGAATATCAGCTATAAAATAACCTTCTCTTACATCAATTTGAAAGAACAGATTGCTTCGTTGAACTCATCACTCAATCAATGGGGTCAACTGGTAATCTCTGCCGAAGGTGTCTATGATGCTGACACAGGACATCTCTGCATGGTAGGTTGTCGAGAGATCCATCCCCTTCAGAGTAGTGAAAAGTCATTTGATTGTGAGATGATCATAGATGTTGAGTTTCCTCCCTTAAGTTCAATGGTTGGAAGTTCCATCAATGGAGTCATCCAAAGCAGGCGGGCAAAAACTGATTCTCTTTACTTTGAGCAGTTGAATATATCTTCATCCTCTTATTACACTGTTCAAGTACAGGAATCCATTTGGCGGATGGATTTGGAGATCATTATGGTCTTGATCTCCAACACTCTCGCATGTTTATTCGTGGCATCTCAGCTATTCTATGTGAAGAAGCATCCAGAAGTTCTCCCCTTTATTTCAGTTGTCATGCTCAGTATCATCACCTTGGGTCACATGATCCCTCTGGTGCTCAATCTTGAGGCCCTTTTCATTAAGAATCAGGATCAGCAAAACGTGATTCTTAGAGGCGATGGATGGCTTGAACTGAATGAAGTGAGTGTAAGATTGGTCAGTTTAGTAGTCTTTCTCCTGCTGTTGCGCCTCCTCCAATTGGCATGGACTGCAAGAACGGAGGGTGGAGACGGAAACCATTTATGCGCTGCGGAGAAGAAAACCGCTTTCGTGTCTTTACTTCTGTATGCTGTAGGTGGACTAATTGCCTTCTTGGTGGAGTTAGGGAAGAATGGCAATGGGAATGGGATGCAACGTTCTCTATATCCTGCTTACAACACCACCAATCCTGATCAACCTCCTCTTATGTCTGAACAATCCTATACATTGAGGTACCTGAAATCATACGCTGGTTTGGTCCTTGATGGATTTCTCCTTCCTCAGATCCTCTTCAACATATTCCAGAATTCAAGGGAAAAGGCACTGTCTTATTTGTTCTATATCGGAACAACATTAGTCCGCTTGGTACCCCATGCATATGATCTCTACAGGGTGCACAATTACATGCGTCAAGATTTTTATGGATCATACATTTACGCAAATCATAGTGCAGATTTTTACTCCATTGCTTGGGATGTCATCATCCCCTGTGGTTGTATAGCGTTTGCAGTGATCATTTGGCTGCAGCAGCGATTTGGTGGAAGCTGTGTTCTTCCACAAAAAATTCGTGAACTCGGCCTGTATGAGAAGGTGCCTGTGGTTAGCAGTGAGTAG
- the LOC113690726 gene encoding uncharacterized protein isoform X2, with product METAETFLYETLSPLSLTTNTDEPPPTSSPPCSSSNPDEAEPYVVFRNEISLLSTQSSTTETAAPEYFSLDVIDVVENVIDTPIPTPEASPAATPVKEPERERRLEGNWFRANCRFKSPMLQLHKEILDFCDFLSPTPEEQASRNEAIDAVFDVIRYIWPNCKPEVFGSFKTGLYLPTSDIDVVILDSKISRPQIGLQALSRALSQRGIAKKIQVIAKARVPIIKFVEKRSGFAFDISFDVQNGPKAADFIKDAVAKWPPLRPLCLILKIFLQQRELNEVYSGGVGSYALLTMLIAMLQVNFFDMYGRKLNTADVGVSCNGEGTFFLKSRKGFSIKGKPFVISIQDPQAPENDIGKNSFNYFQVRSAFAMAFSSLTNARAILGNCPNRSILGTIIRPDAALLERKGGSNGEVTFKKLLPGAGEPLAEQNGDHREIYCNWELGDEDDEPLPRGNPISGDDSEHSSGKKRKKSLQRKAVKKVKQSGDDKTVRHGKISSGKKSMKDWRRHQDGGDSNGYRSHDRVSSLRRPA from the exons ATGGAAACGGCGGAAACTTTTTTATACGAAACCCTAAGTCCTCTGAGTCTCACTACCAACACCGACGAACCGCCGCCAACTTCGTCGCCGCCATGTTCGTCTTCAAACCCAGATGAAGCCGAACCCTATGTTGTCTTCCGCAACGAAATTTCTCTTTTATCTACTCAGTCCTCGACAACTGAAACCGCTGCTCCTGAATATTTCTCCCTCGACGTTATTGATGTCGTAGAGAATGTTATAGATACTCCAATTCCGACTCCCGAGGCGTCTCCAGCTGCAACACCAGTAAAAGAGCCGGAGCGGGAGAGAAGACTGGAGGGGAATTGGTTTCGAGCTAACTGTCGCTTCAAAAGTCCCATGCTTCAGCTCCATAAAG AAATACTAGATTTTTGTGACTTTCTATCTCCAACTCCAGAAGAGCAGGCATCTCGGAATGAAGCTATAGATGCTGTTTTTGATGTTATTAGATATATCTGGCCCAACTGCAAG CCAGAAGTTTTTGGGTCATTCAAGACGGGGCTCTATCTTCCTACAAGCGACATTGAT GTTGTGATATTGGATTCCAAAATTTCTCGTCCTCAGATTGGTTTGCAAGCTCTTTCTAGAGCCTTATCACAAAGAGGAATTGCAAAGAAGATTCAG GTGATTGCAAAGGCTCGTGTGCCAATTATCAAATTTGTGGAGAAAAGAAGTGGTTTCGCATTTGATATAAG TTTTGATGTACAAAATGGACCAAAAGCTGCTGACTTTATAAAG GATGCTGTAGCTAAATGGCCTCCTCTGCGACCATTATgtttaattttgaaaatatttctacAACAGAGAGAGTTGAATGAG GTGTATAGTGGTGGGGTTGGTTCCTACGCGCTGCTGACCATGCTGATAGCTATGCTGCAG GTGAACTTTTTCGATATGTATGGCCGCAAACTGAATACAGCTGATGTTGGTGTATCTTGCAATGGAGAAGGCACCTTCTTCTTGAAGAGCAGGAAAGG GTTTTCTATCAAGGGAAAACCTTTTGTTATCTCCATTCAGGATCCGCAG GCCCCAGAGAATGACATAGGAAAAAATTCCTTCAACTATTTCCAG GTTAGATCTGCTTTTGCAATGGCTTTCAGTTCTCTGACAAATGCAAGAGCTATTCTGGGCAATTGTCCCAACAGGAGCATTCTTGGTACCATTATAAGGCCAGATGCAGCGCTGCTAGAACGGAAAGGAGGATCTAATGGGGAGGTGACATTTAAGAAGTTGCTTCCAGGTGCGGGAGAGCCACTGGCTGAACAAAATGGTGATCACAGGGAGATATATTGTAACTGGGAGTTGGGTGATGAGGATGACGAACCACTTCCCCGGGGAAATCCAATTTCTGGAGATGACAGTGAACATTCCTCAggaaagaagaggaagaaatcACTTCAGAGGAAGGCTGTTAAGAAGGTGAAGCAGAGTGGGGATGATAAAACTGTCAGACATGGAAAAATTAGCTCAGGGAAGAAGTCTATGAAGGATTGGAGACGTCATCAAGATGGTGGTGATAGCAATGGATACAGAAGCCATGATAGGGTTTCATCACTGAGGAGGCCTGCTTGA
- the LOC113690726 gene encoding uncharacterized protein isoform X1 produces the protein METAETFLYETLSPLSLTTNTDEPPPTSSPPCSSSNPDEAEPYVVFRNEISLLSTQSSTTETAAPEYFSLDVIDVVENVIDTPIPTPEASPAATPVKEPERERRLEGNWFRANCRFKSPMLQLHKEILDFCDFLSPTPEEQASRNEAIDAVFDVIRYIWPNCKPEVFGSFKTGLYLPTSDIDVVILDSKISRPQIGLQALSRALSQRGIAKKIQVIAKARVPIIKFVEKRSGFAFDISFDVQNGPKAADFIKDAVAKWPPLRPLCLILKIFLQQRELNEVYSGGVGSYALLTMLIAMLQNYNYRQASPEHNLGVLLVNFFDMYGRKLNTADVGVSCNGEGTFFLKSRKGFSIKGKPFVISIQDPQAPENDIGKNSFNYFQVRSAFAMAFSSLTNARAILGNCPNRSILGTIIRPDAALLERKGGSNGEVTFKKLLPGAGEPLAEQNGDHREIYCNWELGDEDDEPLPRGNPISGDDSEHSSGKKRKKSLQRKAVKKVKQSGDDKTVRHGKISSGKKSMKDWRRHQDGGDSNGYRSHDRVSSLRRPA, from the exons ATGGAAACGGCGGAAACTTTTTTATACGAAACCCTAAGTCCTCTGAGTCTCACTACCAACACCGACGAACCGCCGCCAACTTCGTCGCCGCCATGTTCGTCTTCAAACCCAGATGAAGCCGAACCCTATGTTGTCTTCCGCAACGAAATTTCTCTTTTATCTACTCAGTCCTCGACAACTGAAACCGCTGCTCCTGAATATTTCTCCCTCGACGTTATTGATGTCGTAGAGAATGTTATAGATACTCCAATTCCGACTCCCGAGGCGTCTCCAGCTGCAACACCAGTAAAAGAGCCGGAGCGGGAGAGAAGACTGGAGGGGAATTGGTTTCGAGCTAACTGTCGCTTCAAAAGTCCCATGCTTCAGCTCCATAAAG AAATACTAGATTTTTGTGACTTTCTATCTCCAACTCCAGAAGAGCAGGCATCTCGGAATGAAGCTATAGATGCTGTTTTTGATGTTATTAGATATATCTGGCCCAACTGCAAG CCAGAAGTTTTTGGGTCATTCAAGACGGGGCTCTATCTTCCTACAAGCGACATTGAT GTTGTGATATTGGATTCCAAAATTTCTCGTCCTCAGATTGGTTTGCAAGCTCTTTCTAGAGCCTTATCACAAAGAGGAATTGCAAAGAAGATTCAG GTGATTGCAAAGGCTCGTGTGCCAATTATCAAATTTGTGGAGAAAAGAAGTGGTTTCGCATTTGATATAAG TTTTGATGTACAAAATGGACCAAAAGCTGCTGACTTTATAAAG GATGCTGTAGCTAAATGGCCTCCTCTGCGACCATTATgtttaattttgaaaatatttctacAACAGAGAGAGTTGAATGAG GTGTATAGTGGTGGGGTTGGTTCCTACGCGCTGCTGACCATGCTGATAGCTATGCTGCAG AATTATAATTATCGCCAAGCTTCTCCGGAACACAATCTGGGAGTTCTTCTG GTGAACTTTTTCGATATGTATGGCCGCAAACTGAATACAGCTGATGTTGGTGTATCTTGCAATGGAGAAGGCACCTTCTTCTTGAAGAGCAGGAAAGG GTTTTCTATCAAGGGAAAACCTTTTGTTATCTCCATTCAGGATCCGCAG GCCCCAGAGAATGACATAGGAAAAAATTCCTTCAACTATTTCCAG GTTAGATCTGCTTTTGCAATGGCTTTCAGTTCTCTGACAAATGCAAGAGCTATTCTGGGCAATTGTCCCAACAGGAGCATTCTTGGTACCATTATAAGGCCAGATGCAGCGCTGCTAGAACGGAAAGGAGGATCTAATGGGGAGGTGACATTTAAGAAGTTGCTTCCAGGTGCGGGAGAGCCACTGGCTGAACAAAATGGTGATCACAGGGAGATATATTGTAACTGGGAGTTGGGTGATGAGGATGACGAACCACTTCCCCGGGGAAATCCAATTTCTGGAGATGACAGTGAACATTCCTCAggaaagaagaggaagaaatcACTTCAGAGGAAGGCTGTTAAGAAGGTGAAGCAGAGTGGGGATGATAAAACTGTCAGACATGGAAAAATTAGCTCAGGGAAGAAGTCTATGAAGGATTGGAGACGTCATCAAGATGGTGGTGATAGCAATGGATACAGAAGCCATGATAGGGTTTCATCACTGAGGAGGCCTGCTTGA